From the Scyliorhinus canicula chromosome 4, sScyCan1.1, whole genome shotgun sequence genome, the window ccgaaagctagtgtttgaaacaaacatgttgactttaacctggtgttgtaagacttcttactgtgctcaccccagtccaacgccggcatctccacatcatgctcaGAAGAGAGCAGCCATAGGGCATAATATTCCAAGCGTTGGTGAACACATTCAATACGTGTTTTGTATTAAATGCATTTTTCCTCAGTCTTTTTCCCTTTTTTCTTGGCGACATTAACTCAGACTGGAATACAGTTCTATGTAAATCTGCAGCCTTCCAACATTTTGCCTAAGTAATCATTCTTCTTTGAAGCTGGATAGAAATAAAGGAACCTTTGAGCCACAAAGATGTGTATTGTGGaacttcaggatcaaagaaaagTCCATAATTCTATTAATTTACTTATATCTCAAGATGCTGACACTAACAGAATTTAATCGGATTTGAATTAATCCATCAGCGAAGCAACAAAAACCCTTTTGAAAACTTTAAGCTTATAAAATTGGAACAGGGCATACTGGTGAATCAGATATATACCTGAAATTAGAACCATGTTTCCTGGGCTTCAAGAACTGAGTTTCCAGGGCTTGTGTTGCATGTGCCTGTGGAACAGTTTGGGAACCCCCAGACTGGCTGTTGAGTATCAGTAGATTATTGAAGCATGCGGCATAAGGCTAAACTTAATTGTGTCCTCCTCAGATGTCCCCATAAACACACATTCCAGCAAGAATCATTGGAAAATGACCAGGAATGGTAACCCTCCCTGCCTTTATTTTTACTAGCCAAGGAGACCAATACTTCTACAGCTATCCAAGGTGAGGTCAACAATTTCAGCATGGACAAGAGATTGAATCGTGCTTTTTGCTTCAAGTACCATCTCTGTTGAAAAGTTACTGATAATTTCTAACATTTTCATGTGACATTTTATACTGACTTATATTATGTGACATTCATCATAACATGcagcttatttttttaaaaatttagagtactttttttttctcaattaaggagcaatctagcacggccaatccacctaccctgcgcatcttttaggttatggggggggggggggggtgacacccatgcaaacacgtgagaatgtgtaaacttcacacggacagtgactcggggccaggaacAAACTGGgtgctcggcgccgtgaggcagcagtgctaacccctgcaccACCGTGTCGACATGCAGCTTATTACTACAAAGTCTTGAACATCAAAGGCCATATTATAAGTGTGCACAGTAACATGCTTAACTCTGCGATTATTACTACTGTCGAATTTGAATGCATTAAACCCCGGACAGCAGTTCATTATggtcatttcctacattacaatagcgactgcacttcaaaaattcTTCATTGCTTCAAAAGTACTAtgcgatgggcagcatggtggcggcgaggtcccaggttcgatccctgccccaggtcactgtccgtgtggtatttgcacattctccccctgtttgcgtgggtttcacccccacaacccaaagaaatgattaggtgaattggtcacgctatattgccccttaattggaaagaatgaattggatactctaaatttatgggaaaAAAAAGTACGATGCTAGACCCTGTGGTTATGAgagctgctatataaatgcaagtttttctttatTTTAGATATTCTTCCAAGCCAGCCAAATATAAAGCCATCTTCAATAGGAACCCAAgcacatagaatttatagtgcaggaggccattcagcccaacaagtcattttacagtgcagcaggaggccattcagcccattgagtctacactggcccctgcaaagagccccctacccaaaaGTAAgtcaccaccccatccccgtaatccaacctttggacactaaggggcaatttagcatagctaatccacctaacctgcacatctttggactgtgggaggaaaccagagcaacccacagaaacacggggcgaatgtgcagactccacacagccacccaagaccggaattgaacctgggaccctgccgccccTTTAGAattttagatttttattgaatttaaacgtcatcatctgccatggcaggtttGAATTCAGGCCTCAgaacatgactctgggtctctggaatactagttcagtgacaataccactgcctcccacaTGTGTGTTTATTTATAATGTAGGATCAACAGACTGCAAACATGAATACTTGCATTTTCACTTCGTGACTATTAACatgttttgcattttgtagacaaTAATAAGTTTCTCTTCTCTATgtcctctgccccacccccactattCCCACTTCTATTTTAACTCTATGTCCTCCTCTGCAGAAGATGGCAACTGTTACTGGTGATGATCCTACAGGCTCCACTAGTAGTCTGGTATCTCATCTAAGTGACCATTCTTCATGCCTAAGTCTAGACAGTGAGTGTTGGAAGGCTATTTGAATCTTGGATCCAAGCGAGGGTGCCCAATTCTATCCTCACCCAACATCAAATCATGTGCTGTTCCAATAGCAGCTACTGCATAGCAAACCGGGTATGAACTTTGGCTGCATTTTTCCCCTCTCCCTATCCTGTATTTATTGTGGCCAACAATAGGGTCCCAAGCTTTGTGTGACCAATATAGCACTGAATCAGAGATGGAGCTTTCTTAGCTTCTTTGACTAGTGACCATGCTAAATGGTGCATTACCAACAGAGCTTGCTCACTTCCTTCAACTATAAACAAGCAAAGAGTTACTTTTATATTACTTTATTGAAAATAACCAATACAAAAAAGCTCTGCGTATATTTCAATATCCAATACAATTTAACATTATAACAAAAATATAAACCAGTGGTTTTCCCTTCCTGCACTTGTATTACTCACACATTTTTGTTCGATGATTTCTTAAATTGTTGTAAGTAAAAGAAATCCATACAATCAGACTTATACAAAAGAACACATTTATTTTACATCAGTAATTCATTTGCTGTTTACTCGTTTTAGGATGGTCATGTTGCTTGAGAAACACCTTTAAATATTTTGAAAGTACACATTTTAAACAGGCAGCAGCAGAAAACACATGCTTTAAATAATAAACTGCAAATAACCTAAAATAAGTTAAATATAAAATAATACTAAAATAAATATATACTGACAATTTAAGAATGCGAATATAAATAAGTTGCTTTAAATATTAACAGTATATTAGGGAAATGCAAATGGTGGATACACCTATAATTTCCagtctccccagctgctggggAATAGATATGCACCCAATGGATGcagttgttttattcattcagtacatgaacaATTTGACGTTTTGTCTGTTGTCTCCGTTATCTTTTATTCTTTTGTGATTTCTTCCATCATTGAGGTAGGTTTTGTAGCCATTTTGTACCTGCAATTAAAAAAAGTGCCAATTGAATTGATCATTCTAAAATACTGACTTGTACATATTTTTGCCCTGGGAGTATGGTTATGGGTGTAGCTAGAAGAATAATTTTATCACCCCATCCACACTAGTAGCACCCCGCCCTGCTGCAATAATTTTTGGAGCTACAAGTTTTCATGCTGTTGTAAAATATGAGCCCCGTCAGGGTAGAAAGTGGAAACCATTATTACTTAAAACTGGGATCAATCAAAACACACAAGTCCTTCATTATTTTTTTATGAAAGCAATATCATCTTTTACTTTATTTCAAACATCCATAGGAACTATAGGTAACTTTGTAAGGAAGGTACTTGGGTGAATCCCAATAAAAACAAATTGTATTTGTGTAATTTTACTGTAACTTTAAATTAAACAAGACACCAAAAACTGGATATTGGACTGTTGGACTAGAGAACTAAAAGTAAGGCATTAAAAAGCATTGCTCAGATTTCAATGACATTGTGATCCAATACAAATGAGCTGATATTATCCCACACAAGCAAAACTGTTCACTATATACCGGTGTGTCAAAAGGAGGAGTGGAGATCACAAGTCCAGTCAATATATTGGAAATGGTTGATTTGGACCGTACCGATTTTGCCACTATCTCAAAAGGAAACACATTTTGACAgattcattttgggttgtggatcACAAGTTCCACATTGCTAATTCTAATCTCCGAAAAGTAAATCGGTGTTTTATGGTATGCATGACATTGTTTGTCGATGTGACATTTTTAATTACTTTCTTTGGACAAGATGCCTGCTTTATACAGTAACTTTCCTGCACTGACGGCAAAGGGTGCGGtcaatgggcaatcccattgaaATTGGCTGGGGCTGCCTCCCCCACCGAAAAAACATGCTATGGGGGAACGTtgataaatcccacccattatcttgTATGCAATTTCTTTAATGATTAACACAAAACATCCAACAAATTTATGAACTTACCATTTCTTTTGAAATCAGTGACTGTTATTATTCCCAAGTTTAATCTTTTCTTCATTTTTTACATCATAACTGGCAACTCGCCTGTGATATCTATCAAAAAACAGACTATAAAGATTTATAAGGCAATAACAGTAGCATGTCAGAATATGGCTCAGTTACTTCACATATTGCTTTTACCATGCTGATATTTGATACCAAATCCATTTTAAGAACCATTGTGAAGTATAATTACCAGAAACTATTTTGACACAAATTTTCTCAAATGATTAACAGGTTTATTGACTgagatttgttttaatttttgccAGTTAAACAGTACATTTTAGATTGCAATGATCATATTATGATGTACTGGAATTAAAAGCAGTTTTAAAATCCTAAAATTTACATAGAAAGGCACATCTATTTACTGATAACTCACCCAAGAACCAAAAGGACAAGGATTACAGTGAGACTAAGGGAGGACAGCACCACTGCCACAATAGCCAGAGTTGTGGTGTTGTCATTTGGATCTTTTGGATGTTCCACAGCTAAAATGAAAGTACCACATCTTGCTCCTTCATATCCTGAAAAACACCTATAAAGAAATTAAGAAATACATTTTAATTACTTtaccaaatataaaataaaaatgcaACAAGTTCAAAGAAATGTCATGGCTATTATATGCAACTGTGACATGTATTTATCAAAAAAAGGAACAATTTAAATATATCGGTAAGTAAATCAAGTAAGAAAACTTTGAACTTTGTGTAGTTATGGTGGCAAAATCATTAACTAAAATAGGCTTGATGTTTGTCTTATGTGCATATATTAATGATACAACATTTTACATTAAATATCAAACTTTATGTAACAAGTACATTAAATAATatgatttaaagtgatttaacAAAACTCCCTGCACTTTCTTAACATGGAGAAAAAAACCTAACGTTTAACAAAGGATCCAGTTAAACTTAAATGAGTGAATTATGTGGGCAGCAGCATTTCATTCTGCTCACAGTAAAGCAACGTTTTTATTTCCACAATTGTGAAGTTTGATTTCAATTCGCCTTTCAATTTTCAGAGGTTAGGCTTTTCAGAGGATAGGCTTGAGAGAAGCAAAATACGGCGGATGCTGGAATTATTTTAAACTTGAAAACGAAATTGACGTTGTTAAACTTCAATGGTTATCCGTTTCCTTCTTTGCTCCGGGGATTCTGAAGATATCCGCCTCGTCTAGACATGCTGGGGCTCAGGTATGTGTAATGTTAGCAATTTATTGTCGTCAATGTTTTGCGCACACATTGCAGACCCTTTGATGTTACCTACGTGCCAGATTTACCTGaactccacccaccacccaccaccgctCGACTCACGATATCAGCACTTCACCCGCAGATTGAAAAAAAGTTAAATACCTGCATGATACCTCTTTAATGTGCTTCAAGTACTGACATTCTCCATGAATGCAAAAATCCTTGTATTTTCTGTAGCATGGATTCTTTTTACCCTTTCGCTTGCCACGTCTGTTGTTCCTTTGTCGTTTTCCTTTGCCTTTACCCACTTCAGTCGCCGTTGAGTTTCCCCCAGATTTATAGGTCACTAGTTTAAAATAAACAAAGCATTCATGGTACACCTAAAAGAGAAAAGGTGCAAACGGCTCGAATTTCCCGGCTCTACCAATAGCGCCAGATAactactctcttccccccccccccccccccccccccccaaaaccagacacacatacacagtacaAAGCGCTTTGTTCAACTTTCTTCAggcaaaaaaagaaagaaaaattctACCAGTAGAGGAAATAAAATCCGAAATGTCTGCCCTTGTTTACAACTGGTGTGAGTGAAGGGCGCGGAGATCTTCCTCTATCTGACATTACCTTCTGGTGTTTCAGGGGTTCGGCCACTGGGTGGATGCCGGGCTGTTTGCACAGTCGGTTCCCCTTCGATAACCTCTCCGAGGATGGTCAGAATATCCTTCTCCCCTCTCCGGAGACTCCGAGTTGCTTCACTCTCGTAGCCTTCGATCGCCGCTCCCATCCCAGTCCGCCAAGAAACTGCGCGAAAAGAATTTGATCGTGAAACACCCGACAGaaagtcatttttttaaaaatcaggcaatatccctttaatatcaggcaGAGGGGCGCTGCTCTTACTGCAACACGGACTATTAGCCATTAAACAAAGCTATGCCGGAGATCCACAGAAGAAGCCACCGATGAGACTGCCACGTTACGAGCTACATTCAATCATTCCAGCCTCACCCGGTCTGTTTTACTTTCcgacttttttttgttttgttttgaagcCAAGGTGGGCGGGTGGAGCTCGAGTCAACAGGTCACTTACCGGCGGCGAGAAGGACAAGGAGAGTTGCTGCTGTGGAAACTCTCATGTTGAGCTGCGACCACTTGGAAACGACAAATCTGTCCACTTGCTCCTCAGTCGTCCCAACACAAAACACTGAGCTGAGCCCACTGGAACCTTTCTTCAGAAGTGACCGGCAGAAGTCCAGCTCCCCAACAACCACTGCAGCTCTGGCGCCTTAATCTAAAACTAGTTGGTGTCGGCAGGCAATCCAGACAGGCGATTGTGTTAAATGTCTCGGGCACTACTCGTGTTCCTTGCAGGCTGGCGGCGAGTTAAGAATAACTGCAATCCCCTGGATATATAGGCAGCCAGCCGACGAAAATGACGCCAAACCACGTGGCTTTTTTGAGTACACTGAGAATCTTTGTTGGGACTGGCCGTTTCCTAGTAGCAACACCAGCGAATAAACTTTTACACTGTCAAAATTACTTCAGGCAATgaagttaaaaaaaagaatagaatCACTGCAATTTAAAAACTATATTTTCAAATAGTATGTGTAAAGTAATAGTAATGTGTTATTATTCATTtactttatattttttaaatgctttccaGACTTAGAGGCAGCCCAATGCTGCTGAGTGGGAGTAATGTCTGCTCTGAGTAATTGGGAGTCAGGGATGTGTGTTGATCCTGCGCAGTGCAAAGTTTAACCAAGGTTTTCCTGTCCATTTCTGTGGTGCTCTGCTAAAGTTTATCCAAGATTATTTTGTGAATTGTAGTTTTGCTATTTACTCACAAACACAATATTTTCCAGTTTACTATGAGCATTGGCACGGGAAAAGCTGGACACACTTTCTCTGAAgccccgctccactgctgccttgAAGTTTCAATTAAGCCAGCATTCAAGACCTTTTGACCAAATAAATTCCGCTCTGTGTGGAAgtgtttcctgatttcactcctgaatgGCTCAACTACTTTTCAGATAGTGTCCCTTGTTGTGGAATCCCCCACcagagaaaataattctaagcACCCCAATTGGATCATCCGCAACACTCAAGGGAAGAAGATGAATTCATGCAATGGGGAGTAGTGGGACATTGAAGAGGTAGGCAAACAATGGGAGTGAGCAGGAAGaatgtgatggagggagggaggggtggagctcCTATTTTCCATTGCCATTACCTCAATAACAGCCTGCAACCTTTGTTTTGTAACCCCAATGGAGGACACGGGATCAGGACGATAcgatttcccatgacctcccTGGATTATGAACTTCCCTTTTAAGGGGGTAGGGCTTCCCCTCTACAAGAAGAGCCCCAGCTGTATTAAAAACCCCGGCCTAGGTAG encodes:
- the LOC119965236 gene encoding proheparin-binding EGF-like growth factor isoform X2, which translates into the protein MRVSTAATLLVLLAAVSWRTGMGAAIEGYESEATRSLRRGEKDILTILGEVIEGEPTVQTARHPPSGRTPETPEVTYKSGGNSTATEVGKGKGKRQRNNRRGKRKGKKNPCYRKYKDFCIHGECQYLKHIKEVSCRCFSGYEGARCGTFILAVEHPKDPNDNTTTLAIVAVVLSSLSLTVILVLLVLGYHRRVASYDVKNEEKIKLGNNNSH
- the LOC119965236 gene encoding proheparin-binding EGF-like growth factor isoform X1, with the translated sequence MRVSTAATLLVLLAAVSWRTGMGAAIEGYESEATRSLRRGEKDILTILGEVIEGEPTVQTARHPPSGRTPETPEVTYKSGGNSTATEVGKGKGKRQRNNRRGKRKGKKNPCYRKYKDFCIHGECQYLKHIKEVSCRCFSGYEGARCGTFILAVEHPKDPNDNTTTLAIVAVVLSSLSLTVILVLLVLGLFFDRYHRRVASYDVKNEEKIKLGNNNSH